In the genome of Candidatus Eremiobacteraceae bacterium, one region contains:
- a CDS encoding glycosyltransferase, which produces MKIGVFTEVYRPIINGVVASVESLTEELRVRGHEAYTFAPRIPNGVEALGRVFFMPSLPLPARTEYRLTVPLVARRNKARFLSQCDIIHAHSLFVTGWMAQYYARYRFRVPLVFTYHTMLERYAHYSPLGQRITAQLTRELTRAYSNAADAVIAPTQAVASKLRDVGVVAPICVVPTGIELDRFRNAGMEQGQAARARFDIPNGAPLLLLVSRLAQEKSVSLALEALRLLRSDLPDARLLLVGAGPSADDLRAQAAASGLGDAAIFAGAVPRDELPAIYAAADLFVFPSTSETQGLVLAEAFAAGLPVVAAASPQTRDVFGPNQAGELVEDGPGMAQAVGALLGDRARYGAASAHARTAAAAFDIKATAGRVIAVYEAVMANRAGTAAMGDFEDLFDLVG; this is translated from the coding sequence ATGAAGATCGGCGTTTTTACGGAAGTATATCGTCCGATCATCAATGGCGTAGTTGCGTCCGTCGAAAGTCTCACTGAGGAGTTGCGCGTGCGCGGACACGAGGCGTACACATTCGCGCCGCGCATCCCGAACGGCGTGGAAGCGCTCGGTCGAGTGTTCTTCATGCCGTCGCTTCCGCTGCCCGCGCGGACCGAGTACCGTTTGACGGTGCCGCTTGTCGCGCGCAGAAACAAAGCGCGCTTCTTGAGCCAATGCGACATCATCCACGCGCACTCGTTGTTCGTCACCGGATGGATGGCGCAATATTACGCGCGCTATCGTTTTCGCGTGCCGCTGGTGTTCACGTATCACACCATGCTCGAGCGCTACGCGCATTACTCGCCGCTCGGACAGCGCATCACCGCCCAATTGACGCGCGAGCTGACCCGGGCCTATTCTAACGCGGCCGACGCGGTGATCGCGCCGACGCAGGCGGTCGCGTCCAAGCTGCGGGACGTCGGCGTGGTGGCCCCGATCTGCGTCGTACCCACGGGCATTGAACTCGACCGTTTCCGCAATGCGGGCATGGAGCAGGGCCAGGCGGCCCGGGCGCGGTTCGACATACCCAACGGCGCGCCGCTGCTGCTGCTGGTCTCGCGGCTGGCCCAAGAAAAGAGCGTCTCTTTGGCTTTGGAAGCGCTGCGGCTGCTGCGTTCGGACTTGCCCGACGCCCGGCTGCTCCTGGTGGGTGCAGGGCCTTCGGCAGATGATCTGAGGGCCCAGGCGGCGGCCAGCGGCCTGGGAGACGCCGCGATCTTTGCGGGCGCAGTTCCCCGCGACGAGCTGCCCGCGATCTACGCGGCTGCCGACCTGTTCGTCTTCCCCTCGACCTCGGAAACACAAGGACTGGTCTTGGCCGAGGCGTTCGCTGCCGGCCTGCCGGTGGTCGCTGCGGCTAGCCCGCAGACGCGCGATGTGTTCGGCCCCAACCAGGCGGGCGAGCTCGTCGAGGACGGCCCAGGCATGGCGCAGGCGGTCGGCGCGCTGCTCGGCGATCGGGCTCGCTACGGCGCAGCCTCCGCGCACGCGCGCACGGCGGCCGCCGCGTTCGACATCAAAGCCACCGCCGGGCGGGTGATCGCCGTCTACGAGGCGGTGATGGCCAACCGGGCCGGAACGGCCGCAATGGGCGACTTCGAGGACCTTTTCGACCTCGTCGGCTAG
- a CDS encoding carboxypeptidase regulatory-like domain-containing protein, giving the protein MAASFLPVADVNVAAVSPSGSFKALSNSAGFYALTGLPVDTYVVTFSKQGFVTQPIPGVTVTQDATITLNALLQTALKTLTPVVVRGAQSLVQPNQPADRYTVNSTQIQNITGTPQNISETAVLNSLPGITTDTGGYPIIRGGAENDEGFQLEGVDATEPITGQFINSLSLSGTSRIVLETGGYDVSNGNTNSGVVNIVVKRGSYPGAGMATMTSNAPNFDHRFAIEYGNGTPDNRFSYFVSYNGLRQFRVYGDTHTFLPQEVSAVGDSSGNESNINLFYRWGQDNRNELQYFGENGANQFLFNYNVLQYGGTQSAICAPASAVVGGQTCLPYGSANLEVQNVGGVGFGGTNQTMAWSTTLFPAQVAYNQAINYSDGENNNHFIEKLNYKRQFSSNSYGDFSLFRTNVHDIFLVPWDGGAFADEYEYNASNNTGVNADYQNQISNQNLIALGGELKFTQSDFSIGIPTLEMLSEPLECGVNCGNSALGAYGYTTPGYIGYINLPHGSGGCGTAGATPTCVSPAFPLSTFVNNGSFITDPVQTWNAWIQDTWTPNDHFNVKLGLRWDEQVLHLPSNAAALSTIWTQSDAPTAGSPSLCNGAGGNTYLGTCFIDTPGAPVNTNVTRPSQISPRIALTYTPNINGRNVFRASAGTFIEFTPLSNIENTYQIPMAAYNCTIASGCFHPLPGYSATCVNGVDPANGSVPCNGINNLGQQALEDLNKNNFAQYTPVLPQRAFSADFSWEHDFGNGLDLKITPYYRKGTNYVVASTPLIGTLADGTSIFGAPIESNAGTNENTGIEWAFSKSSTFGFSGYLNGTYDNTLANYNSDFFPSVNVAAVALNHFFHVSYLAPVTATLGVVYHDRHGLLITTEFPYESGYYYGVGTHTFVYALCGQVAGCTGNPNTSVPVEVLNTDLASASLGQNTRTSAYYFTDITNPGTILNPNIVGSRGTPEGPDPGSLRSPQRLTMNMSIAHDIGSGPNHFQVGVRGTNLFGNYSPGVVGGNSRFRANGMGGYNGLGYTGGSSGGAPNSGSNNVNPSYEPLQFPRGPYPYESEATGAARLYTFFISSNF; this is encoded by the coding sequence ATGGCCGCATCCTTTCTGCCCGTGGCCGACGTCAACGTGGCAGCCGTGTCGCCGTCGGGCTCCTTCAAGGCGCTGTCCAACAGCGCTGGTTTCTACGCGCTCACCGGTTTGCCGGTGGACACGTACGTCGTCACTTTCTCGAAACAGGGCTTTGTGACGCAGCCGATTCCGGGTGTGACCGTGACGCAAGACGCCACGATAACGCTTAACGCCCTCTTGCAGACGGCGCTCAAGACGTTGACGCCCGTCGTCGTGCGCGGCGCGCAATCGTTGGTCCAGCCGAACCAGCCGGCGGACCGCTACACGGTGAACTCGACGCAGATCCAGAACATCACCGGCACGCCGCAGAACATCTCGGAGACAGCGGTGCTCAACTCGCTGCCCGGCATCACCACCGACACCGGTGGCTATCCGATCATCCGCGGCGGCGCTGAGAATGACGAAGGCTTCCAGCTTGAAGGCGTCGATGCGACCGAGCCGATCACCGGCCAGTTCATCAACAGCCTGTCGCTGTCAGGCACGTCACGTATCGTCCTCGAGACCGGCGGCTACGACGTCAGCAACGGCAACACCAACTCCGGCGTCGTGAACATCGTCGTGAAGCGCGGCTCGTATCCGGGAGCAGGGATGGCGACTATGACGAGCAACGCGCCGAACTTCGACCACCGTTTCGCGATCGAATACGGTAACGGAACCCCTGATAACCGCTTCAGCTATTTCGTCTCGTACAATGGCTTGCGGCAATTCCGCGTGTACGGCGACACGCACACATTCTTGCCTCAGGAAGTTTCTGCGGTTGGTGATTCGTCCGGCAACGAGAGCAACATCAACCTATTCTACCGCTGGGGTCAGGACAACCGCAACGAGCTTCAGTACTTCGGCGAGAACGGCGCGAACCAGTTCCTGTTCAACTACAACGTGCTGCAGTACGGCGGCACGCAATCGGCGATATGCGCCCCCGCATCAGCGGTGGTCGGCGGCCAGACGTGCTTGCCATACGGCTCGGCCAACCTGGAGGTCCAAAACGTCGGCGGCGTGGGGTTCGGAGGGACGAACCAGACTATGGCCTGGTCGACGACCCTGTTCCCTGCTCAAGTCGCGTATAACCAGGCGATCAACTACTCGGACGGCGAGAACAACAACCACTTCATCGAGAAGCTCAACTACAAGCGGCAGTTCAGTTCGAACAGCTACGGTGACTTCAGCTTGTTCCGCACGAACGTGCATGACATCTTCTTGGTGCCGTGGGATGGAGGCGCGTTCGCCGATGAGTACGAGTACAATGCCTCGAACAATACCGGCGTCAACGCCGACTATCAGAACCAGATCAGCAACCAGAACCTTATCGCCCTAGGCGGAGAGCTCAAGTTCACGCAGAGCGACTTCTCGATTGGCATTCCGACGCTCGAGATGCTGAGCGAACCGCTCGAGTGCGGCGTGAACTGCGGGAACTCAGCATTGGGGGCCTATGGGTATACGACTCCCGGTTATATCGGCTACATCAACCTCCCACATGGGTCGGGCGGTTGCGGCACGGCCGGAGCGACGCCCACCTGCGTCAGCCCCGCATTCCCGCTCAGCACGTTCGTCAACAACGGCTCGTTCATCACGGATCCGGTACAGACGTGGAATGCTTGGATCCAGGATACCTGGACGCCCAATGACCACTTCAACGTCAAGCTCGGCTTGCGTTGGGACGAACAAGTACTGCATCTGCCGAGCAACGCAGCCGCGCTGTCCACCATCTGGACGCAGTCTGACGCGCCGACGGCAGGCTCACCGTCCCTATGTAACGGTGCGGGAGGCAACACGTACCTTGGCACGTGCTTCATCGACACCCCCGGCGCACCGGTGAACACGAACGTGACGCGCCCGTCGCAGATCAGCCCGCGCATCGCGCTGACCTACACGCCGAACATCAACGGCCGTAACGTCTTCCGGGCGTCAGCGGGAACGTTCATCGAGTTCACGCCGCTGTCGAACATCGAGAACACGTACCAGATCCCGATGGCGGCGTACAATTGCACGATCGCCAGCGGCTGCTTCCATCCGTTGCCCGGGTACAGCGCCACCTGCGTGAACGGCGTCGATCCGGCCAACGGCAGCGTGCCGTGCAACGGCATCAACAACCTCGGCCAGCAAGCGCTCGAGGATCTCAACAAGAACAACTTCGCGCAATACACGCCGGTGCTGCCGCAGCGCGCGTTCTCAGCTGACTTCAGCTGGGAGCACGACTTCGGCAACGGCCTCGACCTGAAGATCACGCCGTACTACCGCAAGGGCACGAACTACGTCGTCGCGAGCACACCGCTGATCGGCACGCTCGCGGACGGCACGTCGATCTTCGGCGCGCCCATCGAATCCAACGCCGGCACCAACGAGAACACCGGCATCGAGTGGGCGTTCTCCAAGAGCTCGACGTTCGGATTCAGCGGCTACCTCAACGGTACGTACGACAACACGCTGGCCAACTACAACAGCGACTTCTTCCCGTCGGTGAACGTGGCGGCGGTGGCGCTGAACCACTTCTTCCACGTGTCCTATCTGGCACCGGTCACGGCGACCCTGGGCGTCGTCTACCATGACCGGCACGGGCTGCTGATCACGACGGAATTTCCGTACGAGTCTGGCTACTACTACGGCGTCGGCACGCACACGTTCGTGTACGCGCTGTGCGGCCAGGTCGCGGGTTGCACGGGCAACCCGAACACCTCGGTACCGGTCGAGGTGCTCAACACCGACCTCGCCTCAGCGTCACTCGGCCAAAACACGCGCACCAGCGCATACTACTTCACGGACATCACCAATCCGGGTACGATACTCAACCCGAACATCGTCGGCTCGCGCGGCACGCCGGAAGGCCCGGATCCGGGCAGCCTTCGCAGTCCGCAGCGGCTGACCATGAACATGTCGATCGCGCACGACATCGGCTCGGGGCCGAACCACTTCCAAGTGGGCGTGCGCGGCACGAACCTGTTCGGCAACTACAGCCCCGGCGTCGTGGGCGGCAACTCGCGTTTCCGTGCAAACGGCATGGGCGGCTACAACGGCCTCGGATACACCGGCGGCAGCTCGGGCGGAGCCCCGAACTCAGGCAGCAACAACGTCAACCCGAGCTACGAACCGCTACAATTCCCCCGCGGCCCCTACCCATACGAGAGCGAGGCAACAGGGGCGGCGCGTCTCTATACGTTCTTCATCAGCTCAAACTTCTAA